The sequence ACCTACAGTAATTGTTCTCTCCTCATCTATTAATAACATGAATGTCACCTAATGAAGAGCCTTTCATACAGGGAGCATCTTATGGAATGCATCTATTAAGGAAAAGTGGGCCTATGTTATGTAACAGAGGTGGTTCTCTGAACCGTCTCTTCCCCCAGCAACTGTATCGCCATGAGTCTGACGAGGGAAGACTATGTGAACCACATTCACAACCTTGCCAGAGACCTGAAGATGTGTGATAGTGAAAAGGACATCAGTGTGCTGCTAACAGTTTAGCTTTCTCCACTGTTCCTGTCCCCATATCAGACTCAAACTAGTGATCCTCTGCTTCCCAACACACATGAGCTAAACAAAAGGTACCAATTGGATAGCTTCATCGGCGACATCTCATGCTAGATGTGGAGTGAGTTACGGCACGTTCTTAACTCCGTTACAATAGCACCTCCCCAAACTAATTCCTGCAGGATTTAGGTTAGTGGGCTACCACATTCTTGTAGCTCACAATGTGGAACACAGGAGGCAGTTCGAATCCCTGTCAGTCACATTGGTGCCTTAACCGGATGGATGTCGCGAGGTGGGGTTGGTTGAAGTGCAATGAAGGTGATTTGGCAAGAGGTAACTAGGACTAGGCTTGCAATTTGATCTCcttatcatgacacaaggcgagacccaaatacagacacaggaggcagatggttggagtcttacaatgtttattaatccaaaaggagtaggcaagagaatggtcgtggacaggcaaaaggtcaaatccagatcagagtccaggaggtacagagtggcagacaaagtccagaaacaggcaagggtcaaaaccaggaggactagaaaaaggagaaatgcaaaaagcaggagaacggaaAACCGCTTGTTgtcttggaaacatacaagacaaactggcacagagagacaggaaacacaggaataaatacactggggaaaataagcgacacctggagggggtggagacaatcacagggacaggtgaaacagatcagggcatgacactcTTGACATATTTTTGGGAAATGCCAACCTTTCAGAACTTTGGATCTCCAGACAGAGAACGAAAACAGAATACATGACTTGAAATTCTCTAAAAGGAATATATCTTGCCATGAAAATCAACCGTGCGCTATGGTTGATCTGGATAGATCAACTGACAATAAAGTTTTGAAATTCACACAAAAAGCAGGACTCCTGCACAATGTAGCCCTGTTGTGACTGTGTGCGTTTTCCTTTAATTGATGGGGCTGGGAGGATCTTTTGCGGAAGTGAGCATTTTTTGTTTATCTAAAAGGGGCGTTCCCCAAAGTGTCAAAGAGGTTCATTCTGCATGTGTGCTTTCGGATATTGTTGCACACGATCAACGAAGCAAGAAATTGTAACATTCTTCTGTGACCAGTGATATTTTCTCAATCTGTTATGTCAGAATCGATCAAGAATGTTGCAATATTTGGGGCCACGGGAATGACCGGACTGGTGACCTTACCACTGGCTGTTGCAGCGGGTAGGCAACGtttctaaatgacatcatttacaaatgattgTAGGAGATGATTAATGATATGAGTGATATGATATGATTAGGTTAATGATATGTTATTTACACAATCCCTCATATAGCATTTGCTGTGTAGACTGGTCCAAAGGTGATCGGAGTGTTTTGCAATGTTTCTAAACTAGCAGACATCTGTCATTAACATATGCTATGCTAGTGTAATTGGAAGTATCAACGGTTAGCTGAGCTATTTGCGACAGCCTTCCTCTGGGAAAAAACAGGTCTTCTATATTGTGCTGTTATTTTATATTCTATTCCAATCTGAACTATGCTATTAATTACATAGTTTCAAATTAATATAAACATTTATATAAAATGCACACTCAATCACATGTGACAAACGTGCTAAAATAAGCAGATATAATTTGGCTTATTTGATTCCCAAGCGTTTTCGTTTCCTTGCTCTGAGATCACGAGACAAAGGTGTTGAGTCATGCAAGTCGTTATAGGGTTCTGCTGACACGTGATTGTGATGAGTGCATAGCAGATACGTGATAAAGTCCGCTGTCTGCTTATCGTGCTTATCCAGAACACTGGATAACATCAATTCGATCCATGGCCGTGCTCTAGAATTGAGATCGATTCGTCAAAAATGAACCAGTTGCCTGCATTACATATTCCACTCATCTTCAGATTCCCATCAGACTCAAATTCTTCTGGATCAGTGGTAGATGATAAGATAAGATGAGTCAACAAATTCACAAATCTTCTTTGTTCATCATTGTCCACAGGTTACAATGTGACAGTGCTGGTGAGGGACCCTGCCAGGCTGCCTGCAGAACACAAAGCCTGCAGGGTGGTGGTGGGAGATGTCCTCAATAAGGAGGATGTGAAGAAGACCATAGAGggtcaggatgttgttatcatcgTTCTAGGCACCAGGAGTGACCTCAGTAAGTTTAGGCAATCTTTCATTAGTAAGTTATAGGAATGTTAAGTTAGTAAAAACATATGTGCAGTTGTGTGAATAAAACCAAGTTAGAACAGATATGTtataggggttgggttaaatgcagaagacacatttcagttgaaggcattcagttgtacaactgactaggtatccccctttccctttatacTGAAATCAATCTTGAAGTGAAAATCAAAATGTGTTCAGGAGTctcattaaaacatgttttctgctctgaggtaaaaatatgttttgtAATAATATTCAGGGTGAGTTGCAGTAACTAACTGCACTAGTGGTTGCTTAGGCCAGGATAATGGTCAGTATGTTCATGTTTAAGTTGTAATCCACAGGTCCCACAACAATGATGTCAGAAGGAACCAGAAACATCCTAGACGCCATGAAGGCTCGGGGGATCCGCAAAGTAGTTGGCTGCATGTCGGGTACAGAGGAATCTTGGACAGTCAGGGTTACAGAATCTTTCCAACTTCCAATAAACCACCATAAAGAAACCATATCCTTATATCGTCCCCCTCTCTGCTTCACAGCCTTCCTTCTATGGGACCGGTCTAAAGTGCCACCCAGGCTCCTGCCGGTCACGGAGGACCATGATAGGATGTACATGGTGTTGAAGGAGTCAGGGCTGGATTTTGTGGCTGTCATGCCCCCTCACATCGACGGTTAGTCATCGCCCTTCCTCATTTCCTGAATCAGTAGAAATGTAAtactgtactaccattactgtaagTGATTCCAGTAATGACATGATAGGCCTATCATCCTTCCTCACACtctaacccactgggcacagattcaacatctattccacattggttcaatgtaattttatTGAAATTATGTGGGAAAAATGTTCaaagtgtgtgcccagtgggtatgtACTGGATGGATTAGTGTTATTCAACTGATATTAAAATAAATAGTCGCACActcaataatttttttaaatagtttACAGTTTATTCGCCATTGGTCAGCACCTGTATATTAAATATGTTCTCTGGGGgtgctccagctcatgcttttaATTCAACTGATATTAAACATGATAAACATATTGAGTAAACATTTTCTGAATAATATAAATGCACTGCTATTCCCAACAGATAACTTCCCTTTGACTGAGAAGTACACAGTgacagagaacatgctgaaagGGCGCGTCATTTCCAAATATGACCTGGGACACTTCTTCGTCAAGTGCTTGTCCATCTCTGACTGGGACAGGAAGACCGTTGGGGTTTGCGGGGAGTACAGTTAACCCGAACAAGACagagccctcctccttccctgttTCCATGAAGCAGTTACCACAGCTGGCCTATCAGACACCGCAACTTAGATCTTATTTCTACAGGCCAATCATTCTTGCTTGAAAGAAATGGCAGCTTTGGCTTTTGctaatgttttgtaattattttcaTTATCTTGACAATGGATATTATAATGTAGGAAAAACATAATATGTTAATCATCTTTGTAGTTGTGTGTGGGTCTCAGACTTTGTGCAGACCTATAtcgttcaaaaaaaaaaaaaaaaatcctaacaGCAATTTAATGTTGAATGTACAGTATGAGTGCAAAGTGAGTCAGCAAGTAGGCCTATGTGCTATTGATAGCCTAGGACTACTTGTAGCCTGATCGTGTGCTGTGCAAACAAATGTAGACTACAAATGTATATATTCCTAAGAATCATATCATATGTCATCATTTTATAGCTTGCTTTTGAAATAAAGGGTTGCCAGTCTTTGTGTCACTCTCTCTAGAAAACCATGTCAACAATGTTTATCAGAGGTATTTGCTGGCACTATGTTGCTATTGAGGGTGAACAGCTGAAATGGAGCTTGAACCAATAACTGGTTATAGGTGAACTAGCACCTGACCTGTGCCATGAAGGTCTCAAAGTCTTCTTGGCAGAGGCAGTAGTACACTCACATACAGAGTCACTATTTCCGATATCTAGAAGTGTCGCGTACACAACCCCTTCTGTGAACACTTCAAACAAAAGCTTAGAGACTGCTGGGACTATCCCACCACTGTCAACACCATAGACGACATTTCCTTTATCTACTGCAATTCTGACTAGTTTGAATTTCTAATTTGGCGATTGAGACAAACATTTGAGAAGCGTTCTGCTTGAATATAGAGACAAACAGGTAGGCATGCAATGACTTGCGTAGCCTAATATCACAGTATCATGGGTATGCAAAGCATTCAGTAACTTGTTGAGCAAAGTACCTCGTGACAGTCCATAGCTGGCTTTGTCAAAATAGGCCAGCCTACTGTAAACCCAAAGAAAGTTGCTTGCTTATCATAAACTCATGTTTTTTTAAAACTTGTAATACAGGACATATTTTAATTTAGTATTATTTGAGAAATGTTATCCGATTCACATGCATTAGTAATTTGccttaaatatgtattttttgttcTTATGTAGGCTACCCTAGTGATGTAATGCACTCATGTAACTCGCCGCTTGTCACTATTTCCAGCACGCAGGGAAAAGACTACAGTATGAAGATAAGCTAAAACTGTTCCTCCAATAGAAATCGTTGATCACACTTGGGGTGCGTTGGTAAATTaattctggctatctactccgatttcagcgCATGCTTATCTGAATtaaatcagttattctgcgctctggcacactcagaccaGAGTGCACTGATAGCCAAAATCAATTTACGAAAGACCCAAAGattgacaacgctctgaatttaagaACGACCTGAGCACACTGCAACACTGGAGgcaatttacgaacgcacccttgTAGATGAATGCATGacgacgttggctagctaaactCATGCGTAGAAACACGTTATCGGGTCTAACGGTCGTCTCGCGACAAATCACAGGCAAAAGTTGTTTTGACGAAAATTAAAACGTTTCAGTTTgtcacgaggttggagtaataatatgttcaactacttaagataTTGGTTCGAATCTAGCGTGTGCttttagatttcgagaaaattaAGAACTAATGAAGAATTGTTCACTTCTCTCCTTGACTTGATTGTGGCGAGAGTcaaacctctcgcttcgccttTTCCTCTGGTGAAACTTAAATCTCGGGCGGGAACAAGTTCACGTTTTAGTTTGCCGGTTGGCGAGCTAGGCAAACAAATATATTTGGAGCTAACAGCATTCTTTACATTTGTATATTGAAAAGATACCTGGAGCCAGAAGAACAGTTGCGCACGAcaggtttgttgttttgtcaaatTTCGACAAAGTAACGTTAGGAAGTGGAGAGAAAgctattagctagctaagttacctAGCTAACCAACGTTAGCTACTGTACTAACGTTAGTTATCTAGGCATTTATTTACTAGCCAATTATCACTGGGACATAGCTATATTACTAGCTAAGTATTATCCCACAACTGCAGTCAACTCACCATGTAACGTGATGTGATCTTTAAAGATTCTTATCATGTTTTGTGTTCTCCCTCTAGCTAACAGTAACTTCGTTTGGTCGAGGAGGATGATGATATCCAAGGGACAGAAGCGCAAACTCCATGATGATGTCGTGGGGGGCATGCGTAGCGCCACTTGGGAGAGCCAGCGGCAATCAGTGCTGGTCATCTCCCTCGACAAGTACCACCGCGGGAAGGCACTGGTGGAGCCTAGTTTGCGCCGCTCCGTGTTGATAACCAACACCCTTCGGCAGATACACATAGAAAACAAGCCTCCATCTGGGTTAGTTAACCTGTCAGGACCTGTGCCACCCATGGTCCCATCTAACCCCTGCACCCACCGGGAGTCTGGTCTGGGTGTTGTAAACAGTGTCGAGGACATGGAGGAGGTCTGGATGTCCTCAGAGAGTGACTTCTCCCTGTCAGCTGCT comes from Salvelinus namaycush isolate Seneca chromosome 34, SaNama_1.0, whole genome shotgun sequence and encodes:
- the LOC120028367 gene encoding flavin reductase (NADPH)-like, with amino-acid sequence MSESIKNVAIFGATGMTGLVTLPLAVAAGYNVTVLVRDPARLPAEHKACRVVVGDVLNKEDVKKTIEGQDVVIIVLGTRSDLSPTTMMSEGTRNILDAMKARGIRKVVGCMSAFLLWDRSKVPPRLLPVTEDHDRMYMVLKESGLDFVAVMPPHIDDNFPLTEKYTVTENMLKGRVISKYDLGHFFVKCLSISDWDRKTVGVCGEYS